A genomic window from Sulfurovum riftiae includes:
- the truD gene encoding tRNA pseudouridine(13) synthase TruD translates to MTSRKPIYPLNIKNEFVFNTSPRDFTVEEIPLYEFTGEGEHLVLKVRKKEMTTWEMLDAISNHVGIRRRDMGYAGLKDKHAMTIQYISLPAKFEEKLDAFSHEKIKILDKVRHNNKIRVGHLKGNRFEIRLKKVLGVQKDKLDSVLKWIKANGVPNYFGNQRFGTDGNNWVDGKKLLDGKLKIRDRKTKEFLMGSYQSYLFNNWLSKRMELSLLLQEFSEADAEKLMKLPASALKGTKEQKQFFKLLEGDLMMHYPYGRLFEVEELAKEAERFASKDIAPTGLIPGTRTKRAGGAARLIEEMFDEEMKMNGARRYAWIQVTDIKKNYIEERAHYELSFTLPKGSYATNVLDVLRGAPAG, encoded by the coding sequence ATGACGAGTCGTAAACCCATATACCCCCTCAACATCAAAAACGAATTCGTCTTCAATACCTCGCCGCGGGATTTTACCGTAGAGGAGATACCGCTTTATGAGTTTACCGGTGAGGGTGAACACTTGGTACTGAAAGTACGCAAAAAAGAGATGACCACCTGGGAGATGCTTGATGCCATTTCCAACCATGTAGGCATACGCAGACGCGATATGGGATATGCAGGGCTGAAAGACAAACATGCCATGACCATACAATACATCTCACTACCAGCAAAATTTGAAGAAAAACTGGATGCATTCAGTCATGAGAAGATAAAGATACTCGATAAGGTCAGGCACAACAACAAGATACGTGTAGGACACCTCAAAGGAAACCGTTTCGAGATACGCCTTAAAAAGGTGCTCGGTGTACAGAAGGACAAGCTCGATTCTGTCCTGAAGTGGATCAAAGCCAACGGGGTGCCCAACTACTTCGGAAACCAGCGTTTCGGTACGGACGGCAACAACTGGGTGGACGGGAAAAAACTCCTTGACGGCAAACTGAAGATCAGGGACAGGAAGACCAAAGAGTTTTTGATGGGGTCGTACCAAAGCTACCTGTTCAACAATTGGCTCTCGAAGCGTATGGAACTCAGCCTGCTGCTGCAGGAGTTCTCCGAAGCAGATGCGGAGAAGCTGATGAAACTGCCTGCATCAGCGCTCAAAGGTACAAAAGAGCAAAAGCAGTTCTTCAAACTGCTTGAGGGTGACCTGATGATGCATTACCCTTACGGACGGCTTTTTGAAGTAGAAGAGCTTGCCAAGGAGGCGGAACGTTTTGCAAGCAAAGACATTGCGCCTACAGGGCTCATTCCCGGGACACGCACAAAAAGAGCAGGTGGGGCGGCACGACTGATAGAGGAAATGTTCGACGAAGAGATGAAAATGAACGGAGCCAGACGCTATGCCTGGATACAGGTGACCGACATCAAGAAGAACTACATAGAAGAGCGGGCACACTACGAACTCTCCTTTACCCTTCCCAAAGGTTCGTATGCTACCAATGTACTTGATGTACTGAGAGGCGCACCTGCTGGCTGA
- a CDS encoding DUF1611 domain-containing protein, with protein sequence MNMDKKNAIVYSEALFGEMDGKTANGLVRYSEKYNIVGVIDSTKAGLDALEYLDGIKSDIHIYKNLEDAVQNIEDKIEVFIYGIAPLSGDFSDGDISLMKDAMRSGMSIVNGLHTFLTDDASFMQEAQKYGVEVADIRKYQGINFKRVFSGDILKVTAPRIAVLGTDGAIGKRTTATIIMQELKKEGLNAIMISTGQTGLIQGAKYGAPMDAMQGHFAAGVIEGEILRAWEEVKPDIFIIEGQGALTHPAYLSSCAISRGSQANGIILQHAPKREVMGDFPQFPMPTLKHAIALNEMFTSAPVLGITINHENMSDQEIQNTIQEYENVHSIPTTDVVKLGAKKIAAAIMEHFNLQADNSDA encoded by the coding sequence ATGAACATGGATAAAAAAAATGCAATTGTATATAGTGAAGCCTTATTTGGTGAAATGGATGGCAAAACTGCCAATGGTTTGGTGAGGTACTCGGAAAAATATAATATTGTAGGTGTTATTGACAGTACAAAAGCGGGCTTGGATGCCCTGGAATATTTAGATGGCATAAAAAGCGATATACATATCTATAAAAATTTAGAGGATGCCGTACAGAATATAGAAGACAAAATTGAAGTTTTTATTTACGGCATAGCTCCACTGAGCGGTGATTTTTCAGATGGTGACATATCGCTGATGAAAGACGCTATGAGAAGTGGAATGAGTATCGTCAATGGTCTTCATACTTTTTTAACTGATGATGCCTCTTTTATGCAGGAGGCCCAAAAATATGGCGTTGAAGTTGCAGATATAAGAAAATATCAAGGGATAAATTTTAAAAGAGTTTTTAGCGGCGATATTTTAAAAGTTACTGCACCGCGTATAGCTGTTTTGGGAACGGATGGTGCCATAGGAAAAAGAACAACGGCAACCATCATTATGCAAGAGCTGAAAAAAGAGGGCCTCAATGCTATTATGATATCTACCGGGCAAACAGGTTTGATCCAGGGTGCAAAATATGGAGCTCCTATGGATGCGATGCAGGGGCATTTTGCTGCGGGTGTCATAGAGGGAGAGATTCTCCGTGCCTGGGAAGAGGTAAAACCTGATATCTTTATCATTGAGGGACAGGGCGCACTTACGCATCCTGCCTATCTGAGTTCTTGTGCCATATCCCGTGGTTCACAGGCAAATGGTATCATACTTCAACATGCTCCCAAAAGAGAAGTTATGGGAGATTTTCCACAATTTCCTATGCCGACTTTGAAACATGCCATAGCACTCAATGAGATGTTTACCTCGGCACCTGTGCTTGGCATTACGATAAATCATGAAAATATGAGTGATCAGGAGATACAAAATACCATACAGGAATATGAGAATGTGCATAGTATTCCAACTACAGATGTCGTAAAACTTGGCGCAAAAAAAATAGCAGCTGCCATTATGGAACATTTCAATCTCCAAGCAGATAATTCTGATGCCTAA
- a CDS encoding alanine/ornithine racemase family PLP-dependent enzyme — protein MPKTPYLEIDLQKIKHNAQMALKMWNKYNIDVMAITKVGLGEPYIATALLDAGIKMLGDSRIKNIIRMKKANIDATYVLIRTPFLSDVKRVVKYADISLNTEMKVIKALAKEAKKQNIKHKIILMLEMGDRREGILPENIEKEIRTILKFDSIELYGIGANFACFGGIKPNQEKMNHLSLLAKTIENVFDIELSIISGGNSANYNWLENHTNIGKINNIRLGESLFLGVETLYKKSLGGFFQDSFTLVGEVIESKIKPSLPNGEIALNAFGEIPHFEDKGLMHRAIVGIGREDVDINGLIPRIDIDILGGSSDHIILDAKKENLKVGNLIEFDLNYSALLSAMTSSSVKKVFKE, from the coding sequence ATGCCTAAAACACCCTATTTGGAAATAGATCTTCAAAAGATCAAACATAATGCACAAATGGCATTGAAGATGTGGAATAAGTACAATATAGATGTGATGGCGATAACCAAGGTCGGTTTAGGCGAACCGTACATCGCTACTGCTCTTTTGGATGCCGGAATAAAAATGTTGGGCGATTCCCGAATAAAAAATATCATAAGAATGAAAAAAGCAAACATAGATGCAACCTATGTGCTCATCCGCACACCTTTTTTAAGTGATGTAAAGAGAGTAGTTAAATATGCGGATATCAGCTTGAATACGGAGATGAAAGTCATCAAAGCACTTGCAAAAGAAGCTAAAAAACAAAATATAAAACATAAAATTATACTCATGCTCGAGATGGGCGACAGGCGGGAAGGGATTTTGCCTGAAAATATCGAAAAGGAAATACGTACTATTTTAAAGTTTGACAGTATTGAACTTTATGGCATAGGTGCGAATTTTGCCTGTTTTGGCGGGATAAAACCAAATCAGGAAAAGATGAATCACCTCTCACTGTTGGCCAAGACGATAGAGAATGTATTTGATATAGAACTATCCATCATATCAGGTGGAAATTCAGCAAATTATAACTGGTTGGAAAATCATACAAATATAGGAAAAATCAATAATATACGACTTGGAGAATCGCTTTTTTTAGGAGTAGAAACACTTTATAAAAAATCACTGGGCGGTTTTTTTCAGGATTCTTTTACTTTAGTAGGGGAAGTGATCGAATCAAAAATAAAACCATCACTACCAAATGGAGAAATAGCTTTAAATGCCTTCGGAGAAATACCACACTTTGAAGATAAAGGATTGATGCACAGGGCTATAGTTGGAATAGGAAGGGAAGATGTTGATATAAATGGGCTTATTCCCAGAATAGATATTGATATCCTGGGTGGAAGTAGCGATCATATCATTTTAGATGCAAAAAAAGAAAATTTAAAAGTGGGCAATCTCATAGAATTTGATCTAAATTATTCTGCTCTTTTATCTGCCATGACATCTTCATCTGTTAAAAAAGTATTTAAGGAATAG
- a CDS encoding serine hydrolase domain-containing protein — protein MFLFNLKLKRHCVASLLAALVVMPTISSAQERTPIEKFVNGFPLELAKRAHAADLPKLLSGGDEAVYFASRASEFFPTAILPVRQPVMELKKNLIPEIGDIRAKTEPFGELSLAKFLATPESYSQGIIIIHKGKIVYEQYPRMRQEDHHIWMSNAKVTASLVIDLLIKDGKIDENRTFGYYVPEFRGTPTGKVRVKDVLDMTTGLNSDENPETRSNPDSIATRTFLAEFGMPHKGRTERLIDVLKDAKFVYKPGEKFQYASATTQLLVFLAEAVENKLWSDIFDERVWSKIGAQAPIQLHTTPDGVVAAHGLISSNLRDMARFGMLYTPSWKLVAAEQIVTPQMIARIRDGVRSKEFFLGGFNGPAFVKIFNDDTMISNSRQWDIVWPDGDFWKGGMMSQGLYISPDRDLVIAYFSLNAPDRSIDRFLRPIAKSKLFNK, from the coding sequence ATGTTTTTATTTAATCTGAAATTGAAGCGCCACTGTGTCGCAAGCCTGTTGGCAGCATTAGTGGTCATGCCAACAATATCTTCCGCTCAGGAGCGTACACCCATTGAGAAGTTTGTTAACGGCTTCCCCCTGGAACTTGCCAAGAGAGCACATGCCGCCGATCTGCCGAAACTACTTTCAGGCGGTGATGAAGCAGTCTACTTCGCCTCACGTGCATCGGAGTTTTTCCCAACTGCCATTTTACCCGTGCGACAACCCGTAATGGAGCTGAAGAAAAACCTGATCCCGGAGATTGGTGATATCAGAGCCAAAACCGAGCCTTTCGGAGAGCTTTCGCTGGCAAAATTTCTTGCAACACCCGAGAGCTATTCCCAGGGCATCATTATCATACACAAGGGTAAGATCGTCTATGAACAGTATCCTCGAATGCGCCAGGAAGATCACCATATCTGGATGTCGAACGCGAAAGTCACTGCGTCGCTTGTCATCGACCTGCTCATCAAGGACGGGAAAATTGACGAAAACAGAACATTCGGATATTATGTACCGGAGTTTCGCGGAACACCAACCGGAAAAGTACGGGTCAAGGATGTACTTGACATGACAACAGGACTCAACTCTGACGAAAACCCGGAGACCCGCAGTAACCCGGATTCGATCGCGACCCGAACTTTCCTGGCTGAGTTCGGCATGCCGCACAAAGGCAGAACGGAGCGACTGATCGACGTTCTCAAGGATGCGAAATTTGTATACAAGCCCGGTGAAAAATTCCAGTACGCTTCGGCAACGACACAACTGCTTGTCTTTCTTGCCGAGGCAGTGGAAAACAAGCTTTGGTCCGATATATTTGATGAGCGTGTATGGTCTAAGATCGGGGCGCAGGCGCCAATCCAGTTGCATACCACACCCGACGGTGTTGTCGCCGCACATGGTCTGATATCGAGCAACCTGCGTGATATGGCGAGGTTCGGTATGCTCTACACGCCAAGTTGGAAATTGGTTGCTGCGGAACAGATCGTTACTCCCCAGATGATCGCACGTATCCGCGATGGAGTGCGCAGCAAGGAGTTCTTTCTGGGCGGATTCAACGGCCCGGCGTTCGTTAAGATCTTCAACGATGACACAATGATCTCCAACAGTCGGCAATGGGATATCGTTTGGCCTGATGGAGACTTCTGGAAAGGCGGCATGATGAGCCAGGGTCTCTATATATCGCCCGACCGAGACCTCGTGATCGCCTATTTCTCTCTGAATGCACCAGACCGGTCAATTGACCGGTTCTTGCGTCCTATTGCAAAATCCAAGCTGTTCAACAAGTGA
- a CDS encoding host attachment protein: protein MKVGNIVILANLGELKVYEAMPRDLEAEAGLKPQNVKLDLINDKNYIASHQKLHEVLSDQAGRFKGGSQGRGSFSRGSIGEKHTIENEIEEDVIREIADDISKIITEKNVPVYLAMPDMISKRVTERMSPQAKEKVLKTVEKDLMKTDKTELIALF, encoded by the coding sequence ATGAAAGTTGGAAATATCGTTATTTTGGCAAATTTGGGTGAGTTGAAGGTCTATGAGGCAATGCCGCGTGATCTTGAAGCAGAAGCAGGTTTAAAACCGCAAAACGTGAAACTCGACCTTATCAATGACAAGAACTATATTGCATCCCATCAGAAACTGCATGAAGTGCTGAGCGATCAGGCAGGACGTTTTAAAGGCGGAAGCCAGGGACGCGGCAGTTTCTCAAGAGGAAGCATCGGAGAGAAACATACGATCGAAAATGAGATCGAGGAAGATGTCATCAGAGAGATAGCAGATGACATCTCGAAGATCATTACCGAAAAGAATGTACCTGTCTATCTTGCCATGCCCGATATGATCTCCAAACGTGTGACAGAACGCATGTCGCCTCAAGCAAAAGAGAAAGTGCTAAAAACAGTGGAAAAAGACCTGATGAAGACCGACAAAACGGAATTGATAGCACTTTTCTAA
- a CDS encoding phosphoglycolate phosphatase, protein MKFTDKKMICFDLDGTLIDSVPDLALAVNEMLTALGRETFSEETIRFWVGNGAQMLVKRALLGKREVDEPVDEAFFANALEIFLSFYKKRLCTSTRPYPHVLETLQALKAKGYRLSIVTNKPVEFVGPILKGLGFESLIEYYLGGNSLERKKPDPLPLQHLCSELGITVGECVMVGDSKNDIQAANACNMHSIGVTYGYNYGEDISVYGPDVIVDDFAEILKFL, encoded by the coding sequence TTGAAATTTACAGACAAAAAGATGATATGCTTCGACCTGGACGGTACACTCATCGACTCCGTACCGGACCTGGCACTGGCGGTCAATGAGATGCTCACAGCACTGGGCAGAGAGACTTTCAGTGAAGAGACCATTCGTTTCTGGGTAGGCAACGGCGCACAGATGCTTGTCAAACGTGCGCTTTTGGGAAAGCGTGAAGTGGACGAACCCGTCGATGAAGCATTTTTTGCCAATGCTCTGGAGATCTTCCTCTCTTTTTACAAAAAACGCCTCTGTACGTCAACCCGTCCCTACCCGCATGTGCTGGAGACACTCCAAGCACTGAAAGCGAAAGGGTACAGGCTCAGCATCGTGACAAACAAGCCTGTTGAATTCGTAGGTCCCATCCTGAAGGGACTGGGCTTTGAATCGCTCATCGAGTATTACCTGGGCGGCAACAGTCTGGAGCGTAAAAAACCGGACCCGCTACCTCTTCAGCATCTCTGCAGTGAACTGGGTATCACTGTTGGAGAGTGTGTGATGGTCGGTGATTCAAAGAACGATATCCAGGCGGCCAATGCCTGCAACATGCACAGCATCGGGGTGACTTACGGCTACAACTATGGAGAAGACATCTCCGTGTATGGACCAGACGTCATCGTAGACGATTTTGCAGAAATATTAAAATTTTTGTAG
- a CDS encoding FAD-dependent oxidoreductase, translating into MSDRKGKIAIVGGGVAGSTAARYLGEAGLDVTLFEKEKSLISGPPFCHLHAGGNLYREISDEQCIKLLKQSIDFLRFYPYVIDYRPTVIALPVTDKSTPNALLPRLELLTSEYEALIREDVGNRVLGESSDYYALYSRKQIEELKERSVVPHPRNADEWMIPVAQDIDLDKVQFPLILVQEYGLNLFRLAAGATLTLEGLQNVALKRETVVSNIQENYTGGWDVTYVTGDRTHTENFDYLVNAAGFRSGKIDDLIGVECKRMVEFKAAYISHWESCCNTLWPEVIFHGERGTPRGMGQFTPYPDGYFQLHGMTKEITLYEDGLVANSSVSCQPHLPQNFIEKIERSWSEDETIQRTQSAIRHLSQYIPSFAESKVGSKPLFGAQQIPGDDPTLRVAEVSFPTANYARCEIVKVSSALDMIDAIVKELIALGYLEKSVYKSRPDFSSSVLPEEEIAAYAANIAEAREYPVSLSRRTVPKRNR; encoded by the coding sequence TTGTCTGACAGAAAAGGAAAAATAGCCATCGTCGGAGGCGGTGTCGCAGGAAGTACTGCAGCACGCTACCTCGGAGAAGCAGGACTTGATGTCACACTCTTCGAAAAGGAAAAGAGCCTCATCAGCGGTCCTCCCTTCTGTCATCTGCATGCCGGTGGCAACCTCTACCGTGAGATCTCTGACGAACAGTGTATCAAGCTCCTGAAGCAATCCATTGATTTTCTGCGTTTCTACCCCTATGTCATAGACTACAGACCTACCGTGATCGCCCTGCCCGTGACGGACAAAAGTACACCCAATGCCCTGCTGCCGCGTCTGGAACTGCTGACATCCGAATATGAAGCACTTATTCGGGAAGATGTGGGAAACAGGGTACTGGGAGAGAGCAGTGATTATTATGCACTCTATTCCCGCAAACAGATCGAGGAACTCAAAGAGCGGTCTGTCGTTCCCCATCCCAGGAATGCCGATGAGTGGATGATACCTGTGGCACAGGACATCGACCTTGACAAAGTACAGTTCCCGCTCATACTGGTACAGGAGTACGGGCTAAACCTTTTCCGTCTGGCTGCAGGGGCGACACTGACACTGGAAGGGCTGCAGAATGTCGCCCTGAAGCGGGAGACCGTTGTCAGCAATATTCAGGAGAATTATACCGGAGGGTGGGATGTCACCTATGTCACCGGCGACCGGACCCATACTGAGAACTTCGACTACCTGGTCAATGCCGCGGGTTTCAGGTCCGGGAAGATAGACGATCTCATCGGCGTCGAATGCAAGCGGATGGTCGAATTCAAAGCAGCCTATATCAGCCATTGGGAAAGCTGCTGCAACACCCTCTGGCCGGAGGTCATCTTTCATGGAGAACGGGGTACACCGCGCGGCATGGGACAGTTCACCCCCTACCCTGACGGCTACTTCCAGCTTCACGGCATGACGAAGGAGATCACACTCTATGAAGACGGCCTGGTCGCAAACTCCTCTGTCAGCTGCCAGCCGCACCTTCCGCAGAATTTCATCGAGAAGATCGAAAGGTCCTGGAGCGAAGATGAGACCATCCAGAGGACCCAAAGTGCTATCAGACACCTCTCGCAGTACATTCCCTCTTTCGCAGAATCGAAGGTGGGTTCAAAACCTCTCTTCGGTGCACAGCAGATACCCGGAGACGACCCGACACTGCGTGTGGCGGAAGTCTCCTTTCCTACAGCAAACTATGCACGATGCGAGATCGTCAAGGTCTCTTCTGCACTCGATATGATCGATGCGATCGTCAAAGAGCTCATTGCACTGGGATACCTGGAGAAGTCCGTTTACAAAAGCCGGCCGGACTTCAGCAGCAGTGTATTACCGGAAGAAGAGATAGCAGCCTATGCCGCAAACATCGCCGAAGCAAGGGAATACCCGGTTTCACTCTCCAGACGTACCGTTCCCAAGAGAAACAGATAA
- a CDS encoding 3-methyladenine DNA glycosylase, translated as MKNSYEIYKELEALDLLGHRPAYWWPNAGTFEVVIGAILTQNTTWQNVEKSLANLQAHLTLEKLLTLDEETLKAHVYPSGFYNQKAPRLLALAHNIKEEFGTFKAFQTEVTRQWLLAQKGVGPETADSILCYGCFREEMVVDSYTKRLLKSHGITFGSYDIYKAYLENGIKEHFSEDIALHFARFHGMIVEYSKRMKKDLKDQSLK; from the coding sequence ATGAAAAACAGCTATGAGATCTACAAAGAGCTTGAGGCTCTGGACCTGCTTGGACACAGACCGGCATACTGGTGGCCCAATGCAGGCACTTTTGAAGTTGTCATAGGTGCCATTCTGACACAAAATACCACCTGGCAGAATGTAGAGAAGTCGCTTGCGAACCTTCAGGCACACCTGACACTTGAGAAACTTTTGACGCTGGACGAGGAAACGCTCAAAGCACATGTCTACCCCAGCGGTTTCTACAACCAGAAAGCCCCAAGACTGCTGGCACTTGCACACAATATCAAAGAAGAGTTCGGTACCTTTAAAGCGTTTCAGACAGAGGTTACACGCCAATGGCTCCTGGCACAAAAAGGCGTAGGGCCAGAGACGGCAGACAGCATACTCTGCTATGGCTGTTTTCGCGAAGAGATGGTGGTCGACAGCTATACCAAACGCCTGCTGAAAAGCCATGGTATCACTTTTGGGTCATACGACATATACAAAGCCTATCTTGAAAACGGTATCAAGGAACATTTTAGCGAAGACATAGCCCTGCACTTCGCACGATTCCACGGTATGATCGTGGAGTATAGCAAACGAATGAAAAAAGATTTAAAAGATCAATCTTTGAAATGA
- a CDS encoding thiamine-phosphate kinase: protein MKQMDKEHYLIHRLSSKYIGDDAAVVGEKIYSMDAFFEDTHFKRAWMSMAQIGRKAMLVNLSDAVAMNAEPDYALVTVSLPQDVTTEQIDELTRSLEETASEYGCEIIGGDTVAGDKLHLSITLISHSDDPLLRKGLEEGDLLAYTGTLGESKRDLDRLLNGEKIAEDSRFFEPMLQREFVQKARPFLSAGMDISDGLYCDTNKLLDMNEYGFAILNSISDDIGFSGEEYEMLVGFKKVHLERLKSIAEACGTTLTVFAEVAKNSRRFPCKSHHFKD from the coding sequence ATGAAACAGATGGACAAAGAACACTACCTTATTCACAGGCTCAGTTCCAAATATATCGGTGACGATGCGGCTGTGGTGGGTGAGAAAATTTACAGTATGGATGCTTTTTTCGAAGACACACACTTCAAGCGGGCATGGATGAGCATGGCACAGATAGGGAGAAAAGCAATGCTGGTCAATCTCTCCGATGCTGTTGCAATGAACGCCGAACCGGACTATGCACTGGTCACTGTCTCCCTGCCTCAGGATGTCACAACAGAGCAGATAGACGAATTGACACGGAGCCTCGAGGAGACCGCCTCGGAATACGGCTGCGAGATCATCGGCGGCGATACGGTCGCAGGAGACAAACTGCACCTCTCCATTACACTTATTTCGCACAGTGACGATCCGCTTTTGAGAAAGGGGCTGGAAGAGGGGGACCTGCTGGCTTATACTGGGACACTCGGAGAGAGCAAGCGTGACCTTGACAGACTTTTGAACGGAGAGAAGATTGCAGAGGATTCACGTTTTTTCGAACCGATGCTTCAGAGAGAATTCGTTCAAAAGGCGCGACCGTTTCTAAGTGCCGGGATGGACATATCGGACGGTCTCTACTGCGATACGAACAAGCTGCTTGATATGAATGAATATGGGTTTGCCATATTAAATAGTATCAGCGATGATATCGGCTTTAGCGGCGAAGAGTATGAAATGCTTGTCGGGTTCAAAAAAGTGCATTTGGAGAGGCTGAAAAGTATTGCCGAAGCATGCGGAACGACACTGACGGTCTTTGCGGAAGTGGCAAAGAACAGCAGACGTTTTCCCTGCAAAAGCCATCATTTCAAAGATTGA
- a CDS encoding peptidoglycan-binding domain-containing protein produces MKYKNVAGLVIGSLLLGNVAYADFGDAVVGGLVGGAVGSVITNEVYNSNRHSAPPPAQHHPKKHYKKKSKKTYAAPKLTPEMKIQKALSGLEFYRGKIDGEINSFETRMAIKEMNKAYEISNSASLDPQERDTLVFMGTLFDFDRNLIARGTDAKSKGKKIQTALKVHGFYHSKIDGAVGPATRRAIAEYKASNGLSYGDRLDYEEEYRLISSAKEMNDRNIEESINALKGLGTQHQTPQQIQILKMNPAVQSTPKATHNY; encoded by the coding sequence ATGAAATATAAAAATGTTGCCGGTCTGGTCATAGGTTCCCTTCTACTGGGAAATGTCGCATATGCTGATTTTGGAGATGCCGTCGTGGGTGGACTCGTCGGTGGTGCTGTCGGTTCTGTTATTACAAACGAGGTCTATAACAGTAACAGACACAGTGCACCTCCTCCTGCACAGCATCACCCGAAAAAACATTATAAGAAAAAATCAAAAAAAACATATGCAGCACCCAAACTGACCCCCGAAATGAAAATTCAGAAAGCCCTCTCCGGGCTTGAGTTCTATCGAGGCAAAATTGATGGCGAGATCAATTCTTTCGAAACACGTATGGCCATTAAAGAGATGAATAAAGCCTATGAGATCAGCAATTCCGCTTCTCTTGATCCGCAGGAAAGAGATACCCTGGTCTTTATGGGAACCCTCTTTGATTTCGACAGAAATCTCATTGCCAGGGGGACAGATGCGAAGAGCAAAGGGAAGAAGATACAGACCGCGCTTAAAGTACATGGATTTTACCATTCGAAAATAGATGGAGCAGTCGGCCCCGCTACACGCAGGGCTATAGCCGAATACAAAGCTTCCAACGGACTTTCCTACGGCGACAGACTCGATTACGAAGAGGAGTATCGGCTGATCAGTTCGGCAAAAGAGATGAACGACAGGAATATCGAAGAGAGCATCAATGCACTGAAAGGTTTGGGTACACAGCATCAGACACCGCAGCAGATACAGATCCTGAAAATGAATCCGGCAGTACAGAGTACACCCAAAGCCACACACAATTACTAG